Proteins from one Nomia melanderi isolate GNS246 chromosome 3, iyNomMela1, whole genome shotgun sequence genomic window:
- the LOC116429373 gene encoding LOW QUALITY PROTEIN: uncharacterized protein LOC116429373 (The sequence of the model RefSeq protein was modified relative to this genomic sequence to represent the inferred CDS: inserted 1 base in 1 codon): MQERRFDKKVNWIHNTYXKMKSMKAKAKTKKPNGKFGKVKFQSKEVTSINPDLSQLYRQIDTSVSSLYCLSKVLANGSDEVKSILAYECDLVYECRICRSLFRSLVNLISHKRIYCKEKFDVTSGKSSSNNRDTICINKSNMPVPEACGNDRILRSQVSKEEEKKDLTTVVNMLQKKQKESLHSNIERLCLESVQSNSSVVYQTVEPVVSTQNHIDLMKTQLTEIKDMINERTAVLGPDGQILPSKYTLNDSKNNNEETTGTYETELTCSICNAKFSTKKTLAVHTRTLHTSHRLCYPCPCCTSTFANSWSVYRHLFKVHRKTNEQVRKFRSQIQEKAFIKDTTGAEDLQKEQANKLLTNTVLRVNETQEWMDHLESDTELQRCGGCGKRFDRKAALSSHSQYCHRRVAAYESTNKMKKTNKVSPDRVSNETVVTSSSSEISNSNETSIRVEAVATLSKADWDMLENGELIPQRELNANVTTLTNGVQEGTGKHNPLPSSTTSDSLEIIYTSMNKHKNNVGSKKRKNRDSAKRITNTVGNNIEKVDRALIMEKKIASIVNLQKLQCLSCKRKFTSVINLRRHAAIHVGWNRYRCKLCDFKCFIKCDCVAHCNKMHSAQNNRAIIEDMIIQISDDHCTPEQDVVLNTTNVEKCNAPEVVEISISPEEIQPEVVAEETSIDQTETQIASKAEIEIENEAKAKIRIETEIEIKGEAETEIGNEAGIEIGNEAGAELKNEAEAERKPEIVTEIIDINSDTFQEVVHVNKDTQEPLSNGIKGQNTVELDPELRRMVMEVIFGSSETNSVKQVEEEEIKLANKDEIEISSRGSDSKESDIICLTDNPRPQRPIRNKIKPLKKDFIYDLKEVTFRKDSLIVKPFNKTFTKKSLIQEENNVEKDADQPSKRFKSLPDNNVSIHCEDSVMDKCDITFDREDLKGSLPFSQCHS; encoded by the exons ATGCAGGAGAGACG TTTTGACAAAAAAGTAAATTGGATACACAATactt agaaaatgaaatcaatGAAAGCAAAAGCAAAGACCAAAAAACCAAATGGTAAATTTGGGAAAGTTAAATTTCAATCTAAAGAAGTGACTTCTATCAATCCAGATTTGTCGCAATTGTATCGGCAAATAGACACAAGTGTGTCATCTCTATATTGTTTAAGCAAAGTTTTAGCAAATGGTAGCGATGAAGTTAAATCTATTTTGGCATATGAATGTGACTTGGTATACGAGTGTCGTATATGCAGGAGCCTCTTTAGAAGTCTGGTTAATCTCATTTCTCACAAAAGGATTTACTGTAAAGAGAAATTTGATGTCACAAGTGGTAAAAGTTCTTCCAACAATCGTGATACT ATTtgcataaataaatcaaatatgcCAGTACCAGAAGCTTGCGGAAATGATAGAATTTTGAGAAGTCAAGTTTCTaaggaagaggaaaagaaggatCTTACAACCGTGGTAAATATGTTACAAAAAAAGCAAAAAGAAAGTTTGCACTCCAATATTGAACGTTTATGCTTGGAAAGTGTGCAATCGAATTCATCTGTAGTTTATCAGACCGTTGAACCAGTGGTTTCAACGCAAAATCACATAGACCTAATGAAGACACAG ttaacagaaataaaagacaTGATTAATGAACGAACTGCAGTGTTAGGTCCAGATGGACAAATTTTGCCATCTAAATACACTTTGAATGACAGTaagaataataatgaagaaactACAGGCACCTATGAAACTGAGCTTACTTGTTCTATAT gtaatgcaaaattttcaacaaaaaagACATTAGCAGTTCATACAAGAACATTACACACATCTCATAGATTATGTTATCCTTGCCCATGTTGCACTAGTACATTTGCAAATTCGTGGAGTGTTTATCGGCATCTGTTTAAAG TTCATAGAAAAACTAATGAACAAGTACGAAAGTTCAGATCTCAAATACAAGAAAAAGCATTCATCAAGGATACAACTGGTGCAGAAGATTTACAAAAAGAGCAagccaataaattattaacgaatacCGTGTTACGAGTTAATGAAACACAG GAGTGGATGGATCATCTCGAATCTGATACAGAATTACAAAGATGTGGAGGTTGTGGAAAACGATTTGATAGGAAAGCAGCTTTATCTTCACATTCACAGTACTGCCATAGGCGCGTTGCAGCCTAtgaaagtacaaataaaatgaagaagaCAAATAAAGTTTCACCGGATcgagtttcaaatgaaactgtAGTCACATCTTCTTCATCGGAAATTAGCAATAGTAATGAAACATCTATCCGGGTAGAAGCTGTAGCTACTTTAAGTAAAGCAGATTGGGATATGTTAGAGAATGGGGAACTAATTCCACAACGTGAACTCAATGCAAATGTAACAACTTTGACAAATGGAGTACAGGAAGGTACTGGGAAACATAATCCTCTTCCTTCGAGTACTACCTCTGATTCATTAGAAATTATCTATACAAGTAtgaacaaacataaaaataacgTAGGaagcaaaaagagaaaaaacaggGACAGTGCAAAAAGAATAACAAATACTGTAG GCAACAATATTGAGAAAGTAGATCGTGCATTAATAATGGAAAAGAAGATAGCTTCGATAGTGAACCTTCAAAAATTACAGTGCCTTTCGTGCAAACGAAAATTCACCTCGGTGATTAATTTAAGAAGACATGCTGCCATTCATGTAGGTTGGAATCGTTATAGGTGTAAGCTTTGTGactttaaatgtttcattaagtGTGACTGTGTAGCACACTGTAATAAAATGCACAGTGCTCAGAATAATCGTGCTATTATAGAAGATATGATAATTCAAATTTCGGACGATCATTGTACACCAGAACAGGATGTTGTATTAAATACAACTAACGTAGAAAAATGTAATGCTCCGGAAGTCGTGGAAATTAGCATTTCTCCAGAGGAGATACAACCAGAAGTCGTCGCGGAAGAAACGTCTATAGACCAAACAGAAACACAAATAGCAAGTAAAGCAGAGATAGAAATAGAGAACGAAGCGAAAGCGAAAATAAGAATCgaaacagaaatagaaataaaaggtGAAGCAGAAACAGAAATAGGAAATGAAGCTGGAATAGAAATAGGAAATGAAGCAGGAGcggaattaaaaaatgaagcagAAGCAGAAAGAAAACCTGAAATAGTAAcagaaataatagatataaattCAGATACGTTTCAAGAAGTAGTTCACGTTAATAAAGACACTCAAGAGCCTTTAAGTAATGGTATTAAAGGACAAAATACCGTTGAATTAGATCCTGAACTCAGAAGAATGGTGATGGAAGTTATCTTTGGATCTTCTGAAACAAATTCTGTGAAACAGGTCGAAGAGGAAGAAATCAAATTAGCAAATaaagatgaaattgaaatatcgtCCAGAGGTTCTGATTCGAAAGAAAGTGATATTATATGTCTCACGGACAATCCAAGGCCACAGCGACCGATTCGTAATAAGATAAAACCGTTGAAGAAGGATTTCATCTATGATCTAAAAGAAGTAACGTTCCGAAAGGATTCCTTAATTGTGAAgccatttaataaaacatttaccaaaaagTCACTGATTCAAGAAGAGAACAATGTGGAAAAGGACGCTGATCAACCGTCCAAACGTTTTAAATCTTTGCCGGATAATAACGTATCGATCCATTGCGAGGACAGTGTCATGGATAAATGTGACATTACATTTGATAGAGAAGATTTGAAGGGAAGCCTTCCATTTTCTCAATGTCACAGTTAG